TAATAACAGAGGATTTGCTAAAGATTGTTTAGATCAACATGAAGAAGCTATTAAAGATTATGATAAAGCTATAGAATTAAACCCTAATGATAGTGCCGCTTATAATAACAAAGGATTTACTAAATATTATTTAGGTCAATATAAAGAAGCTATTAAAGACTATGATAAAGCTATAGAATTAAACCCTAATTATAGTGATGCTTACAATAGCAGAGGAAATGCTAAAAAAAAATTAGGTAAATATGAAGAAGCTATTAAAGATTTTAATAAAGTGATAGAGTTAGACCATAATTATACTGATGCTTATTATAATAGAGGACTCGCTAAAGATAATTTAGGTCAATATGAAGAAGCTATTAAAGATTTTAATAAAGTAATAGAATTAACCCCTAATTATACTAATGCTTATTATGACCGAGGAAATGCTAAAAAAAATTTAGGTCAATATAAAGAAGCTATTAAAGACTATGATAAGGCTATAGAGATGTACCCTATTTATAGTGATGCTTATTATAATAGAGGACTCGCTAAAGATAATTTAGGTCAATATGAAGAAGCTATTAAAGACTATGACAAGGCTATAGAGTTAAACCCTAATGATAGTGATACTTATTATAACAGAGGACTTGCTAAATATTATTTAGATCAATATAAAGAAGCTATTAAAGATTATGACAAAAGTATAGAATTGGCCCCTAATTATAGTGATGCTTATTATAATAGAGGACTCGCTAAAGATAATCTAAGTCAATATGAAGAAGCTATTAAAGACTATGATAAAGCGATAGAGTTAAACCCTAATGATAGTGATACTTATTATAACAGAGGAAGTGTTAAAGATAATCTAGGTCAATATGAAGAAGCTATTAAAGATTATGATAAGGCTATAGAATTAGACCCTAATGATAGTTATGCTTATAATAACAGAGGAGTATCTAAAGAAAATTTAGGAGAGTACAATGAAGCTTTAAAAGATTATAAAAAGGCTTTGGAATTAGACCCTAACTATGATACTGCTAGAGAAAATATAAAAGAGATTCAAGATAAATATGGCTTGAAATAAAATTAAGAATTTCATTGTTGTGCCTACTTTGTAACTACATACTTAAGAATACATTTAATTTTTATTATACTCTCAATCATAAAATAATTTTTATACTTTTACTACGCTAAAATATAATACAAAAATCAAATATGCGAACCTACACATTCATAAAATTTTCTAAAAGTTTCTTTTATATCATTATCCCAAGTGTTATGATTAAAAATTACTGTTGCACATTCTCTATATAAAGCATCTCTTTTTTTTGACAATTCAATTAGTTTATTTTTATCTTGCACTAATAATGGACGTTCTGATACATTTATATTATTTACTATAAGCTCGGCGTGTCTGTCAATAAAAATAACTATGCCTTTCTCCCTCATCAAAACTCTGTTTCTTTCTTTTAATATAGCTCCACCGCCAGTAGATATAACAGCATTTTTTATATTAGATAACTCTTCAAGTACATCACTTTCTACTTCTCTAAAATATTCTTCTCCGCTATCTTCAAATATCTTATTTATAGTTTTTTTCTCTCTATCCTCTATAACCTTATCCATATCAAAAAAACTATAATTAATATGTTCAGCTAAAAGTTTTGATAAATCACTTTTTCCGCTTCCGGGAAGTCCAATAACAAATACAGTCTTTTCTGAATTATTCATCATAAACTCCAAGCACTATAAAATTCTCTACACTTCTTCTAAACTCTTCAAAAACATTCTTAGCCTCATCGCTTTCAAAATCTCCAACCATATCAATATAAAAATAATACTGCCACTTTCTCTCAACATGCGGACGGCTTACTATAGATGTTAAATTAAATATTTTTAATTTATCTAAAACATTAGAAAGCGAACCATTTTCATGCGGAAGTAAAAATCTCATAGTCATCTTATTACCAGAACTCAAAGCATTGTCATAATTACTTACAACTATAAACCTTGTGGTATTGCCTTTAATGTTTTCAATATTCTCTTTTAAGATGTTTAAATTATAAATCTTATATGCATTTTTATTTGATATAGAAGCTAAAGAATCATCACCACTGTTTGATACAAAAAAAGCAGCTTCTGCAGTGTTCGTAGAGAAAATCTCTTCGTAATTATTCTCTTTTATAAAATTAGAACATTGCTTCAATGCCTGATGATGTGATATTACCTTTTTTATATTACCTATATTAGTATTCTTATTTGCCATAAGTGCATATTCTATTGTAAGATAAACTTCCCCCACTATTTTGCAATTATAATCAGCAAGTATATCAAGCACCTCATTAACCATTCCTGTAGAAGAATTCTCAAGCGGCAAAACTCCATAATAGCTCTCAGAACTTCTTATACTCTCAAGAACTTCTTCAAAACTCTTTTTCTTTATCAATTTAGCCTCATCGCCAAAAAACTTTTTAGCAGCCTCATATCCGTTTCCGCCCTCTCTTCCTTGATAGGCTATAACAGAATCATATTTTATTTTTTTATTATTGTTATTTTCTTTAGTGTCGTTATCAGCAATCAAATGCTTTTGAATCTGCTTTGATGTGTACATTATATCATTATAAATAGTAGTAATTAAATTAGATAATTCCTTGTTTTCAAGAAGATTTATTTTACTTGCTATAACTTCTTTCTCTCTCTTAGGGTCAAATATTGGAGCATTATTCTTTTTCTTAATCTCTCCAACCTTCACACTCACTTTCATTCTCTCATCTATTAACCTTACAATATTTCTATCTATTTCATCAATTTTTTTTCTTAAATCCTTTAACTCTTCCATTATTTTACCCTTATAAAATTATTAATAATATATAATAATATCCTTACTATTAATGATAATTATTATACAAAATGACTAAAAATTGTAAAGTGTATAATATCATATTTTAATTTTCTTTACATTATAATTAAATTTGTTGACTTTTTTAGTCATTACTATAAAATAAAATGCAGCTATATTTTAATATATCTACAAATTTCATTTATTGTATAATTGTATATAGGATTATTTTATTTTTATAGAGGATACTATGCAAGTTTCTAAAGAGTGGCTTGAAAAATATTCTAAAATAAAAAATATACTAAAAGCACAAGATAATTTAGAAGAAGCATTTACAAAAAAAGAAATAAATAACGCAAAATTAGATATATTAGACTTAGGTGAAGTTAATATAGAAAGCGGAAAAGTTGTTGTATGTGATCCTTTAGCTTATTTAGATAAAGAGTCTTTATCCTTTATACAAGAAATTAAACCAAATAAATATAAGGTTTTAGTTGGTGTTTTAGAAGATGAAGAGATATATGCTATTGTAAAACTTCAAATATCAGACAAAGCCCCTAAATATTATGATTTGGCATTAACTGGCGTAGAAGAGTTGGAACATGTAGAAGAGGGTGATTTTTTTGGTTTTCCTGTGGATGCTGGTATGGCTTGTATATGTGATTATAATGCTCTTAATGATTTTACAAAGTTTGAAGATAAATTAATAGAATCAAAAGGAGATGATTATAATATATATGATGATTTATTTGCAGGTCTATTAAAAGATAATGCGAAAAAATACCCTAAACATCAAAGTGAATATGGTGATTGGCTTAATTTTAATATACCAGAGAGTAAATATAATATAGTTTTGTTTCAAAGCGGATATGGCGATGGTTTTTATCCTTCATATTTTGGTTATGATGATAATGATGAAATTTGTGGTTTATATATTGTTTTTATAGACTTATTTGCTGATGATTAATAGTTTTATAAAATCTTATAATAAATATTTTGTTTAATAGAACATTAGGAGTATGTAAAATAATATGAACGTTTTAGATTATATAAAATACAATTTTTTTAATATAAGAACTCCAAGCTTGGTAGAAAAGGTTCGTTTACAGGAATATGCTGCTAGAATACAAAATAATAAATATCATTTTGTAGATTTAAAAACAGGTGCTTTAACAGATACTCTTGCTAAGTTTGTATTTGATATGTATAAAGTAATTGGTCCATTATTACATTCTTTAAAAGAAGAGTTTATTATTAAAGACGGTAAGCAATTTTCATATTATTTAATAGAAGTATCATTTAATGAAGAAATAAAAAACTTATATCTCACGCTCAACAAAGAATATATGACAGAAAAACTAAATAGCGGAGAAAAGATCAATGATGTATTTAATGATGTAAAAAATAATTTTAGTAAGTTTAAAAAATTCATAAGCAGCGATAATGGAAGAGAAATAAATCTAACATTTAATTTGCTTAAAGATTTTGCTACAATATCAAATTTCGATTTCTTTTTGTTTTTAAGGGCTTTCTGTCCTTCTTTTGTAGACGGAGCATATAATTCTAACCCAACATTTAAAAGTACATCAAATGTTCAAGTAGTAGATGATTTAATAAGATTAGATGAGGCTGTAAAAAGCATAGTAATAAGAAAAGAGTTGGCAAGTGCTTTAAAAATATTTCAAAAATACATAGGTGTACCAGAAATACCTGAAAATAATATAAAAACTTTTTTAGCTAGAGTAAAATATTTACAAACACCAAATTTATTGAGTGATATCATTATTTACTTATTAAAAGATTTTACATATAAATCTCCATCAAACTCATCTAATGTAAATATTTTTGTAAACTATATTACAGATTGTACAAATAATCTCAAAAAAGATATGAATGAAATAGTTTCCGAAATAAAAGCTAATAAAATCACAACTATGAGAGAGAAAACTTTCAGCGGAATTGAAATAATGAAGATGAGTAATATTAATGATGATAAAAATGAGCTTTTAGAAAAATATGAATGCCTTACTTTTACTTGTATAGAGCCTTTAGAATATATAAAAACTTTTGTTGTAGAGATATTTGATATAAAATATAAAGCTCCTTTAAATGATATGTTTTTGGGGGTTGATTTTGTTAACAAAGAGAGAAACTCTATGGGGCTTGATGCTTTCTATACTTTAAACGATTCTAATACAGAAATTGTTAATTTTGATGCCCAATTAAGCCCAGAATCTGAAAACTTCAAAAGATTTAAAGGCTGGACTATCACAAAAAATAAAGCTCTAACTAGCAGAGAATTAATAGAAGCTATGGTAAAAAAATTGGATGAAGAAGGAAATAAAATTATTATTAATGCTTATAATTCTGTACTAGATTTAACAAGCATAGTAAAGAATGTTATAGAAGACTATAATAATGGCAGTAAAAATGAAATCCTTAATGCTAATAAAATACCTAGCCTAGAAAGATTTAATTTAAATGTAGCTAAAGAAATGCTTGATGATTTTGAAAACTTTATATCACTATTAAAAAACTTTGTAAGGTAATAATAAATATTTAGAGAGTTCGTATGTATAAAAAATATAAAACAGCTATTAACATTACTATAGGTATTATTATAAGTATTATTTGTTTATACTTTGCTTTTAGAGGCATTGATATAAAGGGTTCTATTGAAGTAGTAAAAAATATTAATGTAGTATATTTTATTATATCTTTAATACTAAGTGTAGTAATAATTGCTTTAAGAGGCTTAAGATGGGAATGCTTTATACCTTTAAAGAAGCCTATAAAAAAGAGAACTATAGTAATGGCAACCTATATTGGATATATGGCAAATAATATACTTCCGGCTAAACTTGGGGAGGTTGCTCGTGCTTATATATTAGGAGTTAAAGAAGATGTAAGCAAGTCTGCTTTAATAGCTTCTGTTATTACAGAGAGACTATTTGATGTTATTACTGGAGGAGTTATACTTACTCTTTCTGTAGCTTTTATTCCAAATTTGCCTAAAACTGTTACTTATGCTGCTGTTGCTTTATTTGTTGTGTCAATTGTTGGTTTTTTAGTATTAATGTTTTTAGTGTGGCAAAAAGAGTTTGCTCATAAAGTTTTTCACAAAGTATTTGGAATACTGCCTCAAAAAATTGGCTCAAAACTAATAGAGTTCTCATGCAATTTTATAGATGGTATAGGTTTTAAAAATGACCCTAAACATATATTTTTAATATTTTTCTATACAATTTTTTATCTTATAGGACAAATATTTACAATAGGCTTTTTATTAGAAGCTTTTAATATAAAAGCATCCCCAATTATAGCATTATTTGTATTTGCTATTGGCGGTTTTGGTTTTGCTGTACCTTCTGCCCCTTCTGGAATAGGACCTTTTGAATGGGCTATTATTTTTGGACTTTCATTAATAGGTGTAGAAAAAACTGTGGCTGCTCCTTATGCTTTGGTTTATCATATGATGGGTATTGTACCTATTACTATAATTGGTTTTATATTCCTATTTATTATGGGAGTTAACCTAAAAGAAGCTACATCACAGAAACAATAATTCATTTAAAGGTTTAATATGAAAGAATATAATATATGTTTAGCATCAGATGATAGATTTGTACCGTATATGGAAGCATTGATTGTTTCTATATTAAAAACTTCTTTAGACGATGAAAAATTTGCTTTTCATGTGATAACATTACATATATCAGATGATAATAAATTAAGATTAGATTATTTAAAAAAAATAAAAAAATTTGATATTTATTATTATAAGCCTGTAAATATAGATAAATATAACAAATGGTTTCAAGAAAAAACAGATAGAAAATGGTCTGTTGAAATATTTTTCAAATTAGACATACCAATTTTATTATCTCATTTAGATAAAGTATTATTTTTAGATTGTGATATGATAGTACTCGATAGTCTAAAAGAACTGTTTGAAACAGATTTGAATAATTTTTATGTTGGTGCAGTTGAAGATATATATTTTAATAATTCACATTTAAAAAAAATAGGGTTAGATATATCTCATAAATATTTTAATGTTGGATTATTATTAATTAATATAAAAGAATTTAATGCTAATAATTTATATGACAAAATAGATTCATACGTTAATAATTCTAAAAAATTATATTTTCCTGAACAAGATATATTAAATTATGTATTTTATGGAAAAATTAAATATTTTGATTATAAATATAATTTCACTTCGGCAATAGCTAAAAAACATAAAAATATAGAAAATGTTATAATTCCACATTTTACTTTAGTTAAACCTTTATATCATAATACACCTATAGTTAAAAATAGATTCTATTATGCATTTTGGAAATATTTTGTAGAAACTAAAAGTTTTAAAGATGAAAGCCTAAAATATGCTACTATATTAATTGATCAAAATGATCCTAAAATAGCAGGACATAATAAGCTTATAGATAAATTATCTTGGTGGATACCTTTCAGAGAAATGAGAAATAATTTTAAAATTAAATATAAAAGAGACATAAAAGAAAAATTCGAATAAATAAAAAATTATATTTTCCTGAACAAGATGTATTGAATTATATGTTTTGCAGTAAAATTAAATATAAAAAAGAGATAAAATATTTTCAATAATTATCATATATTAACAAATTAATTTTCTTTTAAAAATTTAATAACTTCTAATAAGTTATTAAATTTTTTATATGATAATTCTCTCTCCTCACTTTCAGTTAAATGAAACATGTCTGGAATATAAAATCTCTTTTCTATTCCTGCACTTTTTGCAGCAATTAATCCATTTTTAGAATCTTCAAGTATAATAACATTATTTCTATCTTCTACATCAAAATATTCACATACTTTATTATATAAATCTGGAGCAGGTTTAGGATTTATTACTTCATCTCCAGATAATACATAATCAAATTTGTCATATATATTTAACATATTCAAAAACCTATTTACCCTAGATCTAATACTTGAACTTGCAATTGCTTTTTTAATATTCAAAGATGATAAATAATCTAGTATTTCATAAGCACCTTTTTTTACATTTAACCCATCAGATTTTATTATATTATCAATCTCATTTCTTTGTTCTTTTATTATATCGGTATAAGTTTTATATTTAAATATTTTCTCTACATATTTAGATGAGTATACTGCATTAGAGCCTATTATGTTTTTAAAAAAATCATTTTCATTAGAATCTTTATCAAAAATAATATTATTGTTTTTAAATACTCTTTTCCAAGCATTTATACTTACACTCTCAGAATCTATAACAAGTCCATCCATATCAAATATAATTAATTCAATTTTATTTACCATCATTATCTAATATATTGAACTATCTCATAATAATATAATTAATTATTATGAGATAGTTTTTTAACAATATTTATTTAGTTTTTATAGTTATATAACTTCCTATATTAGGAAACACCTTAGGCATTCCATTAAGTAATATAGAACCGGGTAATATATCCTCTGAATTTGATGGATCATTAAAATCCTGAAATCGTAAAGTCATATGTGTTAATGATTTTAGTGTATTATTTGCTTCACATCCTACTTCTAATATCTCAAAATCCTGATCATTAAAAGACAATACCATTCCTTTTTCAATATCATTTTCTACTGCTTCAGACTCTACTATTATACTATATGATCTTAAGTCATTGTCATTAACTTTACCATATATTATAAATAACTTATCTTCATCAAAAAAAGAAAGGGCATTTTCACCTATGTAATTTACTTTTAGTTTAATAATCTCATTATAATCCATTATAATTTATTTTCCTTCAATTAATTTCCACAACTTTATTAGTATCAATAGATTCATGTACAGCAGTTGCTATTTTTGTAGCCTGTAATCCATCATATGCATCAGCAATAAACGGCTTATTATATACTATAGATTTTGCAAAATCAAATATAGGTTCAATTCCAAATCCAGAAGCAAGACCCTCTCTATAAGTTATAAAATAAGAATTAGGTGTAGAACATTTCTCTGGAGAGAATATCTCTACGCCCCTATTCTGTGAATCTACTCTTATAAATCTGTTTTCACACAAAATAGAAGCCCTACCATCATTAGATTTAGGAAAAGAATTAGGAAGAACCCAACAATTATCTACAGTCCAAGTAGAATTATCATCCATTATTAGCATAGCCTGAACACTATCATAACAATCTATGCCTTTAGATTTCAAAACTCCCTTTTGTCCATATGCAAATACAGCTTTAACTTCTCTACCAGTAATAAATCTAATAGAATCATAACAATGCACTCCTAAAAAATGGGCAGGTGAACTTAATTTAGACCATTTAAGCCAGTTAATAGGTACATCTATTATATCATCCATGCTCATATATCCTCTTATAACTTTTCCAGAGTCATTCTTTTCTAATTCTAGTTTAACACTTATAGTAGCAGGGTCCCATCTTTTGTGAAAATCTACAGCAACTCTCACATTTTTTTCTTTAGCTAAATTAATTAAATCCTCAGCCTCTTGTACATTTATTGTAATTGGTTTTTCTATTAATACATGTACCCCTTTCTCTATAGCCTTTTTAGCAGGTTCATAATGAAATGGATCTGGGGTAGCTATAGAGATAATATCTGGTTTTTCAATATCTATTAATTCTTCCAAATCAATATATGGTTTTATATTATATTCATTTGCTCTTTTTTTACATAATTCTTCATTCAAATCACATATTGAAGTTAATTGAGTATATTCACAATTTTTATAAGCATTAAGATGATGCGAGCCAAAAATTCCTCCACCAACTACAGCCGCTTTCAATTTTTGCATAATCGTCTCCTTTTTATAATTGTTTCAACTTAAAATAAACCTATACTAAATATATATCCTATTATTACAGCTAAAGGTCCAGTAATCTGTCTTGATAAAAGAAAAGCAGGAGTTCCTATCTCTATAGTTTCAGGTTCAGCTCTTTGCATAGATAATCCTACAGGTACAAAATCAGCTCCTACTTGTACATTTATTGCAAATAAAGCAGGTATTGCAAAAGAAGGACTTATTATACCAGCAGCAATATTTGTTCCTATTAATATTCCTACTACTTGAGCTACAGCAGCTCCTGGTCCTAAAATAGGAGAAAGGAAAGGTAATCCACATATTATAGCAAGTATTAACAATCCCCATAAAGTACCAGATAAAGGTGAAAGAGCATTAGCAATAATATTTCCTAAAGAAGTCTTTTGTATAAATGCTATAAAAATAGATACAAATGCCATAAAAGGTATTATTCTAGTTATACAAACATCTATAGCCTCTTTTCCTGATTGATAAAATAAAGATATTACCTTACCAACATTAACCCCAATTTTTGTTACAACTCCAAAAAATCCTTTATCAAAATTGTAAGTAGTATTAGTTTTTTTAGTAGTATCTTCAGTAGTGTTGCTTTTATGTGTATTGCCGTTTATTTCTACAACTTCAGCATCACATTCAGATATAGTTTGCTCACTTACATCTGAAACATAAATATCTTCTAAAATATATTTTGCTAAAGGTCCAGATTTTCCAACAGGAGTAACATTAATAGTAGGTACTCTTTTTTGAGGATATACTCCGCATCTCAAAGTTCCTCCACAATTTATAACAACACATGCAATGTCTTCATCTTTTATAGCTCTAACCATACCATCAACAGCTTCTATGCCAAGCATATCAGCAATTCTTTTTGCTACAGGGTCAACTCCTCCTCCTGTTATAGAAACTACTTTTTTAATATCTTTTTCATTATCTTTTACTTCTATTACTAATGGACCGCCCCATCCATTTTTTCCTTTTTTTATACAAATAGCACTCATTTTTCTCTCCTTTTTTAATTTTTAATTAATTAATCTGTTTTTCAATAGCCATGCGTTTCTTTCTTTGCAAATAAAGAAAAATAAATTCTGTCACATATCCTCTAATTAATCCTACAAGTATTCCAGCTAATAAATATCTAATAGCCAAATTATGTATTGGCAATCCTAAAGCCTCAACACCATTAGCTATTCCAAGCCATATAAATAATTCAGCAGGAACAACATGAGGAAATAAAGATGTTAAAGGATGTGCTGTTGCTCCTAAAGCATCTTCAAATCCAGGTTTTGCTTTCTCTGGTAAAAATCTACCAATAGTTAAAGCACCAGGAGAACTTAGGAAAAACCAAGCTAATGAAGGTAAAATACCATAAGTTAAAAATCTGGATTTTGCTAATATTTTAGAAAATTTTTCTATCTTATCTTCACCTACTATTTTCACAATAAAGTTAATTAATGTAAGCATTATAATTAATGCCGGTATTGAACCCTTCACCATATCTAAAAATGTTGTTCCTGCTGCATTTGTAAAGTCAATAAAACTTTGAGCAGACGTTGTAAATATGTTACCCATATAAATTCCTCCCAACATTTGTTTCATTTTGAAACAAATATTTACTATTTTTTAATATTTTTGAAACAATATATGATATAGTATATAAACAAAATGTTTGATGTCAAATTATTTTCTTATTTTTAATTATGACCATTGATTTTTTTTAGATTTTTTATAATATGTTACATTATGACTATAAGAGAAATTTCATTAAAAACTGGATTATCACCTGCTACTATATCTAGGGCATTAAAAAAGCCACATTTAGTAAAGAATCATACTAAAGAATTGATTATGAATGTGATTAATCAGAATGACAGATATTTAAAAGTTTTAAATATATTAGTACCTGATGTCTCTATTTTTCCAGCAAGTGATATTATAAATCACATTATGAATTATTTATATGATGAAGATATTCAAGTTATATTATATTCTTCCAAAAATGATTTAAATATTGAGAGAAAAATTATTAATAGAATTAACAATTATAATCAAAAAGATAGTGTATTATTTTGGTTTCCTATAGCTTCGAAAAGAGATGAAAATTTTACTATACCTATGATACCTACTATTGTATTATATCATGGTTTTTATCTGCCAAATTTTAATCCTAATATTTTAAGTATAAATTTTGATAAAATTGTGGAGATGACTTCAAATTTGTTATATAAAGGTGGGGCAAAAAGACTATTAATATTAATAGACCATGCTGAAAATTCAATACTGGGTAATAAAATTAAAAATTTATATAACTCATATATATTATCATATTGCAATTTACTAAAAAATGTAGACTTCTTATTTTTTGAAGACAACAACTGGGAAAATGTTTTTCATTTACTAAATAAAAATTATGAAAATACTTTTCCATTCGATTCTATTATTTCTTTATCATCTTCTATAGCATACGGCGTTGTAACTTTTTTAAAAACTAAAAAACTTTCTATTCCATATGATGTATCTATAATCACATTTGGATATGATTTAGGTTTTGAACTTATGGAACAACCTATAAGTATGATATATCCAGATACACAAAAAGCCGCTGAACATATTATATATATGGCAGCCCAATTAATTGAAAATGACAATTTTAATGATTCAATCAGTTTAAATTTACAATCCTCTCTTTTAGGATCAGAAAGAAAATATTAAGTATTACTTTATTTATATAAAAATAGATAATATAATTGACAAGTTTTATATAAATGTTATAATTTGGTACAATAAAAATATATTTTAGGAGATTAAACATGTCAAGATTTACAATTCCTAGAGATTTATACTATGGCGATAATGCTATGGAAGAATTAAAGAACTTAAAAGGTTACAAAAAAGCTATAATTGTTACAGGCGGTTCATCTATGAAAAGAGGTGGATTCCTTGATAAATGCGAGAAGATATTAAAAGATACTGGTTTAGAAGTTAAAATTTTTGACGGAGTTGAGCCAGATCCTTCTATAGAAACAGTTTATAAGGGTGCTGAGGCTATGAGAGCTTTTAATCCTGATGTAATAGTTGCATTAGGTGGCGGTTCTGCATTAGATGCTGCTAAAGCTATGTGGGTGTTCTATGAATATCCTGAGAAAAAATTCGATGATATTAAAACCCCTTTCACTATGCCTAAACTTAGAACTAAAGCTATTTTTGCTGCTATTCCTTCTACAAGTGGTACAGCTTCAGAAGTTACAGCTTTCTCAGTAATTACAGACTATTCTACAAACATTAAATATCCATTAGCAGACTTTGAAATTACTCCAGACATTGCTATACTTGATTATTCAATACCAATGACAATGCCTGAAACTGTTTCTGCTGATACTGGTATGGACGCTTTAACTCACTCTATAGAAGCTTATGTTGCAGGACTTAGAACTGACATAACTGATGCTTTAGCTATGAAAGCAATTGACATGATTGTTCATAATATAGAAAAAGCTGTTAAAGGCGATAAA
The genomic region above belongs to Brachyspira sp. SAP_772 and contains:
- a CDS encoding DUF4241 domain-containing protein; this translates as MQVSKEWLEKYSKIKNILKAQDNLEEAFTKKEINNAKLDILDLGEVNIESGKVVVCDPLAYLDKESLSFIQEIKPNKYKVLVGVLEDEEIYAIVKLQISDKAPKYYDLALTGVEELEHVEEGDFFGFPVDAGMACICDYNALNDFTKFEDKLIESKGDDYNIYDDLFAGLLKDNAKKYPKHQSEYGDWLNFNIPESKYNIVLFQSGYGDGFYPSYFGYDDNDEICGLYIVFIDLFADD
- a CDS encoding DUF5312 family protein yields the protein MNVLDYIKYNFFNIRTPSLVEKVRLQEYAARIQNNKYHFVDLKTGALTDTLAKFVFDMYKVIGPLLHSLKEEFIIKDGKQFSYYLIEVSFNEEIKNLYLTLNKEYMTEKLNSGEKINDVFNDVKNNFSKFKKFISSDNGREINLTFNLLKDFATISNFDFFLFLRAFCPSFVDGAYNSNPTFKSTSNVQVVDDLIRLDEAVKSIVIRKELASALKIFQKYIGVPEIPENNIKTFLARVKYLQTPNLLSDIIIYLLKDFTYKSPSNSSNVNIFVNYITDCTNNLKKDMNEIVSEIKANKITTMREKTFSGIEIMKMSNINDDKNELLEKYECLTFTCIEPLEYIKTFVVEIFDIKYKAPLNDMFLGVDFVNKERNSMGLDAFYTLNDSNTEIVNFDAQLSPESENFKRFKGWTITKNKALTSRELIEAMVKKLDEEGNKIIINAYNSVLDLTSIVKNVIEDYNNGSKNEILNANKIPSLERFNLNVAKEMLDDFENFISLLKNFVR
- a CDS encoding lysylphosphatidylglycerol synthase transmembrane domain-containing protein yields the protein MYKKYKTAINITIGIIISIICLYFAFRGIDIKGSIEVVKNINVVYFIISLILSVVIIALRGLRWECFIPLKKPIKKRTIVMATYIGYMANNILPAKLGEVARAYILGVKEDVSKSALIASVITERLFDVITGGVILTLSVAFIPNLPKTVTYAAVALFVVSIVGFLVLMFLVWQKEFAHKVFHKVFGILPQKIGSKLIEFSCNFIDGIGFKNDPKHIFLIFFYTIFYLIGQIFTIGFLLEAFNIKASPIIALFVFAIGGFGFAVPSAPSGIGPFEWAIIFGLSLIGVEKTVAAPYALVYHMMGIVPITIIGFIFLFIMGVNLKEATSQKQ
- a CDS encoding tetratricopeptide repeat protein; this translates as MLVVNDSSRDSEYYFDKANIFSLEGKYKEAIVYYNKAIELDHNYTDAYNGRGKARNYLGKYVEAIKDFNKVIELDHNYSDAYNDRGFAKIYLYEHEEAIKDFNKAIELDPNYSDAYNNRGFAKDCLDQHEEAIKDYDKAIELNPNDSAAYNNKGFTKYYLGQYKEAIKDYDKAIELNPNYSDAYNSRGNAKKKLGKYEEAIKDFNKVIELDHNYTDAYYNRGLAKDNLGQYEEAIKDFNKVIELTPNYTNAYYDRGNAKKNLGQYKEAIKDYDKAIEMYPIYSDAYYNRGLAKDNLGQYEEAIKDYDKAIELNPNDSDTYYNRGLAKYYLDQYKEAIKDYDKSIELAPNYSDAYYNRGLAKDNLSQYEEAIKDYDKAIELNPNDSDTYYNRGSVKDNLGQYEEAIKDYDKAIELDPNDSYAYNNRGVSKENLGEYNEALKDYKKALELDPNYDTARENIKEIQDKYGLK
- a CDS encoding chorismate mutase, with the protein product MEELKDLRKKIDEIDRNIVRLIDERMKVSVKVGEIKKKNNAPIFDPKREKEVIASKINLLENKELSNLITTIYNDIMYTSKQIQKHLIADNDTKENNNNKKIKYDSVIAYQGREGGNGYEAAKKFFGDEAKLIKKKSFEEVLESIRSSESYYGVLPLENSSTGMVNEVLDILADYNCKIVGEVYLTIEYALMANKNTNIGNIKKVISHHQALKQCSNFIKENNYEEIFSTNTAEAAFFVSNSGDDSLASISNKNAYKIYNLNILKENIENIKGNTTRFIVVSNYDNALSSGNKMTMRFLLPHENGSLSNVLDKLKIFNLTSIVSRPHVERKWQYYFYIDMVGDFESDEAKNVFEEFRRSVENFIVLGVYDE
- a CDS encoding glycosyltransferase family 8 protein produces the protein MKEYNICLASDDRFVPYMEALIVSILKTSLDDEKFAFHVITLHISDDNKLRLDYLKKIKKFDIYYYKPVNIDKYNKWFQEKTDRKWSVEIFFKLDIPILLSHLDKVLFLDCDMIVLDSLKELFETDLNNFYVGAVEDIYFNNSHLKKIGLDISHKYFNVGLLLINIKEFNANNLYDKIDSYVNNSKKLYFPEQDILNYVFYGKIKYFDYKYNFTSAIAKKHKNIENVIIPHFTLVKPLYHNTPIVKNRFYYAFWKYFVETKSFKDESLKYATILIDQNDPKIAGHNKLIDKLSWWIPFREMRNNFKIKYKRDIKEKFE
- a CDS encoding shikimate kinase, with protein sequence MNNSEKTVFVIGLPGSGKSDLSKLLAEHINYSFFDMDKVIEDREKKTINKIFEDSGEEYFREVESDVLEELSNIKNAVISTGGGAILKERNRVLMREKGIVIFIDRHAELIVNNINVSERPLLVQDKNKLIELSKKRDALYRECATVIFNHNTWDNDIKETFRKFYECVGSHI